The Periplaneta americana isolate PAMFEO1 chromosome 9, P.americana_PAMFEO1_priV1, whole genome shotgun sequence genome contains a region encoding:
- the LOC138706170 gene encoding uncharacterized protein isoform X2, with protein MCHMLYRSLKNQIFIINAQQMIRTETATKLFIYTNRKYFKPKNTKFVSQGITKYSVSSMTAAEGITFHQVFQGQEDRFRGITVDSSREPCDASMFTKRLEASLIHWAEKNVRGVWFKVTLEHADWVPVLAKNDFQFHHAKPGYVMMYRWLPNEECNIPPYAHTMIGVGAVVVNDSDEILVVKEKYFLIPHWKLPGGYVEPGEDIGDAAIREVYEETNVRTEFQFLVSLRHTHSGMFKCSDIYFVVGLKPTSEEINKCNREIAACEWMKIEIFLNHPHVHETNRFFLRKYLEYMKSKTTVECKKGIHPLLRKPQCVYSIDFSASLTSS; from the exons ATGTGTCACATGCTCTACAGGTCATTAAAGAACCAAATCTTCATTATAAATGCACAGCAAATGATACGAACTGAAACTGCAACGAAACTTTTCATCTACACAAATCGCAAGTACTTCAAGCCAAAGAACACAAA ATTCGTATCTCAAGGGATCACAAAGTATTCTGTCAGCTCAATGACTGCAGCAGAGGGAATCACGTTTCACCAGGTATTTCAGGGGCAGGAGGACCGTTTCCGTGGCATTACTGTAGACTCTTCCAGGGAGCCTTGTGATGCCAGCATGTTCACCAAGAGACTGGAAG cctcACTAATACACTGGGCTGAGAAAAATGTTCGTGGCGTTTGGTTTAAAGTAACTCTGGAGCATGCAGACTGGGTGCCAGTTCTCGCCAAG aacgatTTTCAGTTCCACCATGCCAAGCCAGGCTATGTGATGATGTATCGTTGGCTGCCCAATGAAGAATGTAACATTCCACCATACGCGCACACAATGATTGGAGTTGGAGCAGTTGTAGTGAACGACTCTGATGAGATTCTAGTGGTGaaggaaaaatatttccttattccACATTGGAAACTTCCTGGTGGCTATGTAGAACCTG GTGAGGACATTGGGGATGCAGCCATTCGAGAAGTGTACGAAGAAACCAATGTCAGGACAGAGTTTCAATTCCTTGTCTCTCTACGACACACACATAGTGGCATGTTCAAGTGTTCTGACATATATTTTGTTGTGGGTCTCAAACCTACTTCTGAAGAAATCAACAAATGCAATCGAGAGATTGCAGCCTGTGAATGGATGAAG ATTGAAATATTCTTAAATCATCCACATGTACATGAAACAAATCGGTTCTTTCTGCGGAAGTACTTAGAGTACATGAAAAGCAAAACAACAGTAGAGTGCAAGAAAGGAATACATCCACTACTGCGGAAGCCACAGTGTGTGTACAGCATCGATTTCAGTGCAAGTTTGACTTCCAGTTAA
- the LOC138706170 gene encoding uncharacterized protein isoform X3 codes for MTAAEGITFHQVFQGQEDRFRGITVDSSREPCDASMFTKRLEASLIHWAEKNVRGVWFKVTLEHADWVPVLAKNDFQFHHAKPGYVMMYRWLPNEECNIPPYAHTMIGVGAVVVNDSDEILVVKEKYFLIPHWKLPGGYVEPGEDIGDAAIREVYEETNVRTEFQFLVSLRHTHSGMFKCSDIYFVVGLKPTSEEINKCNREIAACEWMKIEEFLQHPNITDASRFFLGKYLEYKKNRLPIVCTKSIHPLLNKPQCVYSIGSSTDAGYKDRSKILKYS; via the exons ATGACTGCAGCAGAGGGAATCACGTTTCACCAGGTATTTCAGGGGCAGGAGGACCGTTTCCGTGGCATTACTGTAGACTCTTCCAGGGAGCCTTGTGATGCCAGCATGTTCACCAAGAGACTGGAAG cctcACTAATACACTGGGCTGAGAAAAATGTTCGTGGCGTTTGGTTTAAAGTAACTCTGGAGCATGCAGACTGGGTGCCAGTTCTCGCCAAG aacgatTTTCAGTTCCACCATGCCAAGCCAGGCTATGTGATGATGTATCGTTGGCTGCCCAATGAAGAATGTAACATTCCACCATACGCGCACACAATGATTGGAGTTGGAGCAGTTGTAGTGAACGACTCTGATGAGATTCTAGTGGTGaaggaaaaatatttccttattccACATTGGAAACTTCCTGGTGGCTATGTAGAACCTG GTGAGGACATTGGGGATGCAGCCATTCGAGAAGTGTACGAAGAAACCAATGTCAGGACAGAGTTTCAATTCCTTGTCTCTCTACGACACACACATAGTGGCATGTTCAAGTGTTCTGACATATATTTTGTTGTGGGTCTCAAACCTACTTCTGAAGAAATCAACAAATGCAATCGAGAGATTGCAGCCTGTGAATGGATGAAG ATTGAAGAATTTTTACAACATCCAAATATTACTGATGCCAGTCGTTTCTTTCTGGGGAAGTATCTAGAATATAAAAAGAATCGGTTGCCCATTGTGTGTACAAAAAGTATTCATCCCCTGTTAAACAAGCCACAATGTGTGTACAGCATTGGCAGCAGTACAGATGCAGGTTACAAGGACAGAAGCAAAAT ATTGAAATATTCTTAA
- the LOC138706170 gene encoding uncharacterized protein isoform X1: MCHMLYRSLKNQIFIINAQQMIRTETATKLFIYTNRKYFKPKNTKFVSQGITKYSVSSMTAAEGITFHQVFQGQEDRFRGITVDSSREPCDASMFTKRLEASLIHWAEKNVRGVWFKVTLEHADWVPVLAKNDFQFHHAKPGYVMMYRWLPNEECNIPPYAHTMIGVGAVVVNDSDEILVVKEKYFLIPHWKLPGGYVEPGEDIGDAAIREVYEETNVRTEFQFLVSLRHTHSGMFKCSDIYFVVGLKPTSEEINKCNREIAACEWMKIEEFLQHPNITDASRFFLGKYLEYKKNRLPIVCTKSIHPLLNKPQCVYSIGSSTDAGYKDRSKILKYS; the protein is encoded by the exons ATGTGTCACATGCTCTACAGGTCATTAAAGAACCAAATCTTCATTATAAATGCACAGCAAATGATACGAACTGAAACTGCAACGAAACTTTTCATCTACACAAATCGCAAGTACTTCAAGCCAAAGAACACAAA ATTCGTATCTCAAGGGATCACAAAGTATTCTGTCAGCTCAATGACTGCAGCAGAGGGAATCACGTTTCACCAGGTATTTCAGGGGCAGGAGGACCGTTTCCGTGGCATTACTGTAGACTCTTCCAGGGAGCCTTGTGATGCCAGCATGTTCACCAAGAGACTGGAAG cctcACTAATACACTGGGCTGAGAAAAATGTTCGTGGCGTTTGGTTTAAAGTAACTCTGGAGCATGCAGACTGGGTGCCAGTTCTCGCCAAG aacgatTTTCAGTTCCACCATGCCAAGCCAGGCTATGTGATGATGTATCGTTGGCTGCCCAATGAAGAATGTAACATTCCACCATACGCGCACACAATGATTGGAGTTGGAGCAGTTGTAGTGAACGACTCTGATGAGATTCTAGTGGTGaaggaaaaatatttccttattccACATTGGAAACTTCCTGGTGGCTATGTAGAACCTG GTGAGGACATTGGGGATGCAGCCATTCGAGAAGTGTACGAAGAAACCAATGTCAGGACAGAGTTTCAATTCCTTGTCTCTCTACGACACACACATAGTGGCATGTTCAAGTGTTCTGACATATATTTTGTTGTGGGTCTCAAACCTACTTCTGAAGAAATCAACAAATGCAATCGAGAGATTGCAGCCTGTGAATGGATGAAG ATTGAAGAATTTTTACAACATCCAAATATTACTGATGCCAGTCGTTTCTTTCTGGGGAAGTATCTAGAATATAAAAAGAATCGGTTGCCCATTGTGTGTACAAAAAGTATTCATCCCCTGTTAAACAAGCCACAATGTGTGTACAGCATTGGCAGCAGTACAGATGCAGGTTACAAGGACAGAAGCAAAAT ATTGAAATATTCTTAA